In the Candidatus Desulfatibia profunda genome, one interval contains:
- a CDS encoding glycosyltransferase family 2 protein, with the protein MAKSTIKICGVVPAFNSESTIARVVKEARRHLQDVLVIDDGSTDDTARLAEDAGANVIRVLQNKGKGNALHISFRYALANNFDAILTIDADLQHDPSEIPKFIAHYEMTRSTITVGNRMHSKEKFPRRRYVANRIGTFCFSWLIGQPVEDSQCGFRLYDRKVMENIRILNNGFEAEADILLRAGKRGYTISFVPVKTIYFTDNQHQSFYRPVYDTFRICIIFLRNLFWKDR; encoded by the coding sequence ATGGCAAAAAGCACTATTAAAATTTGCGGGGTGGTGCCTGCATTTAACAGTGAAAGCACGATTGCCCGGGTTGTTAAGGAAGCCCGGCGTCATCTTCAGGACGTTCTGGTCATCGATGACGGGTCTACCGATGACACCGCGCGTCTGGCAGAAGATGCCGGAGCAAACGTCATCAGAGTTTTGCAAAACAAGGGCAAAGGAAATGCCCTGCACATCAGCTTTCGCTACGCGCTTGCCAATAATTTCGACGCGATCCTTACAATTGACGCCGATTTACAGCATGACCCCTCGGAAATACCCAAATTCATCGCTCACTATGAAATGACCAGGTCCACCATCACGGTCGGTAACCGCATGCATTCTAAAGAAAAATTCCCTCGCCGGCGGTATGTTGCCAACCGGATCGGTACCTTTTGTTTTTCCTGGTTGATCGGTCAGCCGGTCGAAGATTCCCAGTGCGGTTTCCGGCTTTATGATCGCAAGGTCATGGAAAACATCCGCATCCTCAACAACGGATTTGAGGCCGAAGCCGACATTTTGCTCAGAGCGGGCAAACGGGGGTATACGATCAGCTTTGTTCCGGTTAAAACGATTTATTTTACGGACAACCAACACCAATCGTTCTATCGTCCGGTGTATGACACCTTCAGGATCTGCATTATTTTCCTGAGAAATCTGTTCTGGAAAGATCGATGA